One genomic window of Geodermatophilus sp. DSM 44513 includes the following:
- a CDS encoding DUF1003 domain-containing protein, whose product MADRRRLDVPRGASGWAARLRPDPDAIGRFAEGIARFLGTGRFLAVQTVLVVVWILLNVFALRLQWDPYPFILLNLAFSTQAAYAAPLILLAQNRQADRDRVALEEDRARAATTRADTEYLARELAALRIAVGELATRDFIRSELTRLTADGAEDAERRERKARKKREAAAREAAG is encoded by the coding sequence GTGGCTGACCGCCGCCGGCTCGACGTCCCGCGCGGTGCCTCCGGGTGGGCCGCCCGGCTGCGGCCGGACCCCGACGCGATCGGCCGCTTCGCCGAGGGCATCGCCCGCTTCCTGGGCACCGGGCGCTTCCTCGCCGTCCAGACGGTGCTGGTGGTCGTCTGGATCCTGCTCAACGTCTTCGCCCTGCGGCTGCAGTGGGACCCCTACCCGTTCATCCTGCTCAACCTGGCCTTCTCCACCCAGGCCGCCTACGCCGCGCCGCTGATCCTGCTCGCGCAGAACCGGCAGGCCGACCGGGACCGGGTGGCACTGGAGGAGGACCGGGCCCGCGCCGCGACCACCCGCGCCGACACCGAGTACCTGGCCCGGGAGCTGGCCGCCCTGCGGATCGCGGTCGGCGAGCTGGCGACCCGGGACTTCATCCGCAGCGAGCTCACCCGGCTCACCGCGGACGGGGCCGAGGACGCCGAGCGGCGGGAGCGCAAGGCCCGCAAGAAGCGCGAGGCCGCCGCGCGCGAGGCGGCCGGCTAA
- a CDS encoding 2'-5' RNA ligase family protein, with protein MKDPVAPHHSQARGGSLRQGRSSTSPLIVTLLLEPGAQERFDRLRAAHFPAARNQLAAHVTLFHALPGDHEGAVSADLADAARRPAFDVAVTGVRSLGRGVALTLDAPELTALRAGLAAAWEQWLTPQDRQRHAPHVTVQNKVEPAVARALRDRLAAGFTPHRVGARGLGLWRYLGGPWEPVAEHPFG; from the coding sequence GTGAAGGACCCTGTCGCCCCCCACCACTCGCAAGCTCGCGGCGGGTCCCTGCGGCAGGGCCGTTCCAGCACGTCACCTCTGATCGTCACCCTGCTGCTGGAGCCGGGGGCGCAGGAGCGGTTCGATCGGCTGCGGGCCGCGCACTTCCCGGCCGCCCGCAACCAGCTGGCCGCGCACGTGACGCTGTTCCACGCGCTGCCCGGCGACCACGAGGGCGCGGTGTCCGCCGACCTCGCCGACGCCGCCCGCCGGCCGGCCTTCGACGTCGCCGTCACCGGCGTGCGGTCGCTCGGCCGCGGGGTCGCCCTCACGCTCGACGCCCCGGAGCTGACCGCGCTGCGGGCCGGGCTGGCCGCGGCCTGGGAGCAGTGGCTGACCCCGCAGGACCGGCAGCGGCACGCACCGCACGTCACCGTGCAGAACAAGGTGGAGCCCGCGGTCGCCCGCGCGCTGCGGGACCGACTGGCCGCCGGGTTCACGCCGCACCGGGTGGGGGCCCGCGGCCTCGGGCTGTGGCGCTACCTCGGCGGCCCGTGGGAGCCGGTGGCCGAGCACCCGTTCGGCTGA
- the glgC gene encoding glucose-1-phosphate adenylyltransferase — protein MRGGPRVLGIVLAGGEGKRLAPLTQDRAKPAVPFGGNYRLIDFVLSNLVNAEIRQIAVLTQYKSHSLDRHITTTWRLSQMLGNYITPVPAQQRLGPRWYTGSADAILQSLNLIYDARPDIVVVFGADHVYRMDPAQMIDQHLKTGAGVTIAGLRVPRHEATQFGVIDADAEGRVRGFLEKPADPPGLPDSPEQSFASMGNYVFSTDALLEALRRDGEDETSAHDMGGSIMPMFAEAGDAWVYDFSTNVVPGATERDHGYWRDVGTIDSYFDAHMDLVSVTPVFNLYNDRWPILTLPPQQPPAKFVLGGRAEESMVSAGAIIGGGSVHSSVVSPGVRVERGARVEDSVLMDGVYVGEGAYVRRAILDKNVVVPDWARIGVDLAADHERYHVSAGGVTVLGKGARAHR, from the coding sequence ATGCGTGGCGGTCCCCGGGTCCTCGGCATCGTCCTGGCCGGCGGTGAGGGCAAGCGACTGGCCCCGCTGACCCAGGACCGGGCCAAACCAGCGGTGCCCTTCGGGGGCAACTACCGGCTCATCGACTTCGTGCTGTCCAACCTGGTGAACGCCGAGATCCGGCAGATCGCCGTGCTGACCCAGTACAAGAGCCACAGCCTGGACCGGCACATCACCACCACGTGGCGGCTGTCGCAGATGCTCGGCAACTACATCACCCCGGTGCCCGCCCAGCAGCGCCTCGGCCCCCGCTGGTACACCGGCAGTGCCGACGCGATCCTGCAGAGCCTGAACCTGATCTACGACGCCCGGCCCGACATCGTCGTCGTCTTCGGCGCCGACCACGTCTACCGGATGGACCCGGCGCAGATGATCGACCAGCACCTGAAGACCGGTGCGGGCGTCACCATCGCCGGGCTGCGGGTTCCCCGTCACGAGGCCACCCAGTTCGGGGTCATCGACGCCGACGCCGAGGGCAGGGTGCGCGGCTTCCTGGAGAAGCCGGCCGACCCGCCCGGGCTGCCGGACTCCCCGGAGCAGAGCTTCGCCTCCATGGGCAACTACGTGTTCAGCACCGACGCGCTGCTCGAGGCGCTGCGCCGGGACGGCGAGGACGAGACCTCCGCGCACGACATGGGCGGCTCGATCATGCCGATGTTCGCCGAGGCCGGGGACGCCTGGGTCTACGACTTCTCCACCAACGTCGTCCCGGGCGCCACCGAGCGCGACCACGGCTACTGGCGCGACGTCGGGACGATCGACTCCTACTTCGACGCGCACATGGACCTGGTGTCGGTCACCCCGGTCTTCAACCTCTACAACGACCGCTGGCCCATCCTCACCCTGCCGCCGCAGCAGCCGCCGGCGAAGTTCGTGCTCGGCGGGCGGGCCGAGGAGTCGATGGTCAGCGCCGGCGCGATCATCGGTGGCGGCTCGGTGCACAGCTCGGTGGTCTCGCCCGGGGTGCGCGTCGAGCGGGGTGCGCGGGTGGAGGACAGCGTGCTCATGGACGGCGTGTACGTCGGCGAGGGCGCCTACGTCCGGCGCGCCATCCTGGACAAGAACGTCGTCGTCCCCGACTGGGCGCGCATCGGCGTGGACCTGGCCGCCGACCACGAGCGCTACCACGTCAGCGCCGGCGGGGTGACCGTGCTCGGCAAGGGAGCCCGGGCACACAGGTGA
- a CDS encoding DUF4188 domain-containing protein — MARTARGRWTHSHEGDLTVFLIGMTVNRPWRPDAWLPTFAAMGPMLRELSADPDSGFLGSHVSLGRRGPVLVQYWRRPEDVYRYAADTGARHRPAWTAFNRRARRVPGAVGVWHETYQVARAETVYVDVPAFGLAAATASRPVSGRLDRAEARLAG, encoded by the coding sequence ATGGCGCGCACAGCCCGGGGCCGGTGGACCCACTCCCACGAGGGGGACCTGACCGTCTTCCTGATCGGCATGACCGTCAACCGCCCGTGGCGCCCGGACGCCTGGCTCCCGACGTTCGCGGCCATGGGCCCCATGCTGCGCGAGCTGTCGGCCGACCCGGACTCCGGCTTCCTCGGCTCCCACGTCTCCCTGGGCCGGAGGGGGCCGGTGCTGGTGCAGTACTGGCGCCGTCCGGAGGACGTCTACCGCTACGCCGCCGACACCGGTGCCCGGCACCGTCCCGCCTGGACCGCGTTCAACCGGCGCGCCCGCCGGGTGCCCGGCGCGGTCGGGGTCTGGCACGAGACCTACCAGGTCGCGCGGGCGGAGACCGTGTACGTCGACGTGCCGGCGTTCGGCCTGGCCGCGGCGACGGCGTCCCGGCCGGTGTCCGGCCGCCTGGACCGGGCCGAGGCCCGCCTCGCCGGTTAG
- a CDS encoding MerR family transcriptional regulator: MALPNVKGSGVQISELARRAGVPVATVKYYLREGLVPAGELTGATRARYGEEHLERLRLVRALLGPGGLSVARARAVLAAVEDPGTSVHAALGAAHRALPGVGAGGAADLAPARAVLDRRGWRVAEDSPALHALAAALEALAATGAAPPDEVLDRYAEAAGRIGAQDVAGVPTSSVAEAVRFVVVNTVLFEPVLLALRRLAQEDASRRRFPTDG; encoded by the coding sequence GTGGCACTACCCAACGTCAAGGGGTCCGGCGTGCAGATCTCCGAGCTGGCCCGCCGGGCCGGCGTCCCGGTCGCCACCGTGAAGTACTACCTGCGCGAGGGGCTCGTGCCGGCCGGTGAGCTGACCGGCGCGACCCGCGCGCGGTACGGCGAGGAGCACCTGGAGCGGCTGCGCCTGGTCCGCGCGCTGCTGGGACCCGGGGGCCTGTCGGTCGCCCGCGCACGCGCGGTGCTGGCCGCCGTCGAGGACCCGGGCACCTCCGTCCACGCCGCCCTCGGTGCCGCCCACCGGGCGCTGCCCGGGGTGGGTGCCGGGGGCGCCGCCGACCTGGCGCCGGCCCGCGCCGTCCTGGACCGCCGGGGCTGGCGGGTGGCCGAGGACTCCCCCGCCCTGCACGCCCTGGCCGCGGCGCTGGAGGCGCTGGCCGCGACGGGGGCCGCACCGCCGGACGAGGTGTTGGACCGCTACGCCGAGGCCGCCGGCCGGATCGGCGCGCAGGACGTGGCCGGCGTCCCGACCTCCTCGGTGGCCGAGGCGGTCCGCTTCGTGGTGGTCAACACCGTGCTCTTCGAGCCGGTGCTGCTCGCGCTGCGCCGGCTGGCCCAGGAGGACGCCTCCCGCCGCCGGTTCCCCACCGACGGCTGA
- a CDS encoding trypsin-like peptidase domain-containing protein: MLRAFAPSTAGQRGLQEPPGGRPGRRRTASGPWWKADARSDPWRDPHAPAGLTGPAVYDEPEQQAGPVVVDARGRRRLRLGDVSVRLSVLALLAVLLTGLVSGATGYWLTRTADESPLLAPGTQLNTTDEGIAREPGSVSDIASRVTPAVVSVEVRIGEAGATGSGVVVDGEDGYIVTNNHVISGADGVEGAEIRAVFADGSGSAARIVGRDPASDLAVLKVEKPGLLTAALGRSGAVVVGDPVVAIGSPLGLASTVTSGIVSALERPVRLAGEGSDTNAVISAVQTDAPINPGNSGGALVNAAGEVIGINTAIASLGGGSVGLGFAIPVDTVRTVSEQLISTGRAVHASLGVNARSVTDGTRDGALVVNVEPGSAAAEAGIREQDVVIAVDGEPVGSSEELVVAVDAHEPGETISIELIRDGASTTVDATLDQA, translated from the coding sequence GTGCTGCGCGCCTTCGCGCCGTCCACGGCCGGCCAGCGCGGCCTGCAGGAGCCGCCCGGCGGGCGGCCCGGGCGGCGGCGCACGGCCAGCGGCCCCTGGTGGAAGGCCGACGCCCGCTCCGACCCGTGGCGCGACCCGCACGCCCCCGCCGGCCTCACCGGCCCAGCGGTGTACGACGAGCCCGAGCAGCAGGCCGGCCCGGTGGTCGTCGATGCGCGGGGGCGTCGCCGGCTGCGGCTGGGCGACGTGTCGGTCCGCCTGTCGGTCCTCGCCCTGCTCGCGGTGCTGCTGACCGGGCTGGTCAGCGGCGCCACCGGCTACTGGCTGACCCGTACGGCCGACGAGTCGCCGCTGCTGGCGCCCGGCACGCAGCTCAACACGACCGACGAGGGCATCGCCCGCGAACCCGGCTCGGTGTCCGACATCGCCTCGCGGGTGACCCCGGCCGTCGTCTCCGTCGAGGTGCGCATCGGGGAGGCCGGCGCCACCGGGTCGGGGGTCGTCGTCGACGGCGAGGACGGCTACATCGTCACCAACAACCACGTCATCTCCGGGGCCGACGGCGTCGAGGGCGCCGAGATCCGCGCCGTCTTCGCCGACGGCAGCGGCTCCGCGGCGCGCATCGTCGGCCGCGACCCGGCCAGCGACCTCGCCGTCCTCAAGGTGGAGAAGCCCGGCCTGCTCACCGCCGCGCTCGGCAGGTCCGGCGCCGTCGTCGTCGGCGACCCGGTCGTGGCGATCGGCTCGCCGCTGGGGCTGGCCAGCACCGTCACCAGCGGCATCGTGAGCGCGCTGGAGCGCCCGGTGCGCCTGGCCGGTGAGGGCAGCGACACCAACGCGGTGATCAGCGCGGTGCAGACCGACGCCCCGATCAACCCGGGCAACTCCGGCGGCGCGCTGGTCAACGCCGCCGGTGAGGTCATCGGCATCAACACCGCCATCGCCTCGCTCGGCGGGGGCAGCGTCGGCCTCGGCTTCGCCATCCCCGTCGACACCGTCCGCACCGTCTCCGAGCAGCTGATCAGCACCGGGCGCGCGGTGCACGCCTCCCTCGGCGTCAACGCCCGCTCGGTCACCGACGGCACCCGCGACGGGGCGCTGGTGGTCAACGTGGAGCCCGGCAGCGCCGCGGCCGAGGCCGGCATCCGCGAGCAGGACGTCGTCATCGCCGTCGACGGCGAGCCGGTGGGCAGCTCGGAGGAGCTGGTCGTGGCGGTGGACGCCCACGAGCCCGGAGAGACCATCAGCATCGAGCTGATCCGCGACGGCGCCTCGACGACGGTGGACGCCACCCTCGACCAGGCCTGA
- a CDS encoding twin-arginine translocase TatA/TatE family subunit, whose product MFDSIGWGEIIVLALLALFIFGPERLPDLAKEAAAGLKKLRTALTGVRAQVDESLGDDFAGLRDLDLRQYHPRTFIKNQLLTDDEDGPRRPSGATAATTVAAAAARARNDSAPPPFDPDAT is encoded by the coding sequence GTGTTCGACTCGATCGGCTGGGGCGAGATCATCGTCCTGGCACTCCTCGCGCTGTTCATCTTCGGGCCCGAACGGCTGCCCGACCTCGCCAAGGAGGCCGCCGCCGGCCTGAAGAAGCTGCGCACGGCCCTCACCGGTGTGCGCGCCCAGGTCGACGAGTCACTCGGGGACGACTTCGCCGGCCTGCGGGACCTGGACCTGCGCCAGTACCACCCGCGGACCTTCATCAAGAACCAGCTGCTCACCGATGACGAGGACGGTCCGCGGCGCCCCAGCGGGGCCACCGCCGCGACCACGGTCGCCGCGGCCGCAGCCCGCGCCCGCAACGACTCCGCCCCACCCCCGTTCGACCCCGACGCGACGTAG
- the sigE gene encoding RNA polymerase sigma factor SigE — protein MPDTADPAAPTEAWVAPTWEQVVRDHSARVYRLAYRLSGNPQDAEDLTQETFVRVFRSLADFSPGTFEGWLHRITTNLFLDMVRRRQRIRFDALPEDTERLPGTAPSPEQVYSDTHLDPQVQAALDALSPEFRVAVVLCDIEGLTYEEIAATLGIKLGTVRSRIHRGRVQLREALAHLAPRRSVTGRDAVPEGSAG, from the coding sequence GTGCCCGACACCGCCGACCCCGCCGCCCCCACCGAGGCGTGGGTGGCGCCGACCTGGGAGCAGGTCGTGCGCGACCACTCCGCGCGCGTGTACCGGCTGGCCTACCGGCTCTCGGGCAATCCGCAGGACGCCGAGGACCTCACCCAGGAGACGTTCGTCCGGGTGTTCCGCTCGCTCGCGGACTTCTCGCCCGGCACCTTCGAGGGCTGGCTGCACCGCATCACCACGAACCTCTTCCTGGACATGGTGCGCCGCCGGCAGCGGATCCGGTTCGACGCCCTGCCCGAGGACACCGAGCGGCTGCCCGGGACGGCCCCCAGCCCGGAGCAGGTGTACTCCGACACCCACCTGGACCCGCAGGTGCAGGCCGCGCTGGACGCGCTGTCCCCGGAGTTCCGCGTGGCCGTCGTCCTGTGCGACATCGAGGGGCTGACCTACGAGGAGATCGCGGCGACCCTCGGCATCAAGCTCGGCACGGTGCGCAGCCGCATCCACCGCGGCCGGGTTCAGCTGCGCGAGGCGCTGGCGCACCTGGCGCCGCGCCGGTCGGTGACCGGTCGGGACGCCGTCCCGGAGGGGAGCGCGGGGTGA
- a CDS encoding diguanylate cyclase produces MSTPAAPRRPTLDEDRLARARESALLTSGLATAICPAWSGFDLLLEPEVAGSFLAVRVAGLVPMLVALWVLWRRPLGRRQPELLACTVLATVQAEIAWMVPRVQHVEFYLLGFTLALFASGCLMVSRPGWTGALVGVTWTAFGSAVLTAPTSMPAEDVLAAGFYLVTASVIAVLAHAQRYRLTGHESSARLRLEAEQRRTRALLARLDRLSHEDPLTGLANRRRWDDELAAACATARGSGTSLAVVLADVDHFKQVNDLYGHTGGDRALRLIAGALRSRVRTGDVVARLGGDELAVLLPGTRPDRAVALAEELRSAALGLDPCGAGPGSLTLSLGVAVARGDQAVPERLTAEADAHLYRAKATRNTVCAGPWTPAPVGVA; encoded by the coding sequence GTGAGCACTCCCGCGGCGCCGCGTCGGCCGACCCTCGACGAGGACCGGCTGGCCCGTGCACGGGAGTCCGCCCTGCTGACCTCCGGGCTGGCGACCGCCATCTGTCCGGCCTGGTCCGGCTTCGACCTCCTGCTCGAGCCGGAGGTGGCCGGGTCCTTCCTCGCCGTCCGGGTGGCCGGCCTCGTCCCGATGCTGGTCGCGCTGTGGGTGCTGTGGCGCCGGCCGCTGGGACGCCGCCAGCCGGAACTGCTGGCCTGCACGGTGCTCGCCACGGTGCAGGCCGAGATCGCCTGGATGGTCCCGCGCGTCCAGCACGTCGAGTTCTACCTGCTCGGCTTCACCCTGGCGCTGTTCGCCAGCGGCTGCCTGATGGTGTCCCGGCCGGGCTGGACCGGCGCCCTGGTCGGCGTCACCTGGACGGCCTTCGGCTCCGCGGTGCTCACCGCGCCGACGTCCATGCCGGCGGAGGACGTGCTCGCCGCCGGTTTCTACCTGGTCACCGCGTCGGTGATCGCGGTGCTGGCGCACGCCCAGCGCTACCGGCTGACCGGCCACGAGTCCAGCGCGCGGCTCCGGCTGGAGGCCGAGCAGCGGCGCACGCGGGCGCTGCTGGCCCGCCTGGACCGGCTCAGCCACGAGGACCCGCTCACCGGCCTGGCCAACCGCCGGCGGTGGGACGACGAGCTGGCCGCCGCCTGCGCCACCGCCCGCGGGTCCGGGACGTCGCTGGCCGTCGTCCTCGCCGACGTCGACCACTTCAAGCAGGTCAACGACCTCTACGGCCACACCGGCGGCGACCGGGCGCTGCGGCTGATCGCCGGGGCACTGCGCTCCCGCGTCCGGACCGGGGACGTCGTCGCCCGCCTCGGCGGGGACGAGCTGGCCGTGCTCCTCCCCGGCACGCGCCCCGACCGGGCGGTCGCGCTGGCCGAGGAGCTGCGCAGCGCGGCACTCGGGCTGGACCCGTGCGGCGCCGGTCCCGGCTCGCTGACGCTGTCCCTGGGGGTCGCGGTCGCCCGCGGCGACCAGGCGGTCCCGGAACGGCTGACTGCCGAGGCCGACGCCCACCTCTACCGCGCGAAGGCGACCCGCAACACCGTCTGTGCCGGCCCGTGGACGCCGGCGCCCGTCGGGGTTGCGTAG
- a CDS encoding Mrp/NBP35 family ATP-binding protein — MSAPMTGAPALDAITAALATVQDPEINRPLTELGMVKDVQIGAGGAVRVEVYLTVSGCPMRETITNRVTQAVSAVPGVTSVQVGLDVMNDEQRAELRRTVRGSDAAEPVIPFAQPGSLTRVYAVASGKGGVGKSSVTVNLAAALSKRGLSVGVVDADIYGHSVPRMLGVDDKPTQVDNMIMPPQAYGVRVISIGMFTPGNTPVVWRGPMLHRALQQFLADVWWGDLDVLLLDLPPGTGDVAISIAQLLPNAEILVVTTPQLAAAEVAERAGAIATQTHQQVVGVIENMSWMDLPDGTRMEVFGSGGGEAVSDALTQTLGARVPLLGQIPLDTRVREAGDAGAPVVLADPDSPAAQALTRIADGLATRQRGLSGLSLGLTPVRH, encoded by the coding sequence ATGTCCGCCCCGATGACCGGCGCGCCGGCGCTCGACGCCATCACCGCCGCCCTGGCCACCGTCCAGGACCCCGAGATCAACCGTCCGCTCACCGAGCTCGGCATGGTCAAGGACGTGCAGATCGGGGCCGGCGGCGCCGTCCGCGTCGAGGTCTACCTGACCGTCTCCGGCTGCCCGATGCGCGAGACGATCACCAACCGGGTCACCCAGGCCGTGTCCGCCGTCCCCGGCGTCACGTCGGTCCAGGTCGGCCTGGACGTGATGAACGACGAGCAGCGTGCCGAGCTGCGCCGCACGGTGCGCGGCTCCGACGCCGCCGAGCCGGTCATCCCGTTCGCCCAGCCCGGCTCGCTGACCCGCGTGTACGCGGTCGCCTCGGGCAAGGGCGGGGTGGGCAAGTCCTCGGTCACGGTGAACCTCGCCGCGGCGCTGTCCAAGCGGGGGCTGTCGGTGGGCGTCGTGGACGCCGACATCTACGGCCACTCGGTGCCGCGGATGCTCGGGGTCGACGACAAGCCCACCCAGGTCGACAACATGATCATGCCGCCGCAGGCCTACGGCGTGCGGGTCATCTCGATCGGCATGTTCACCCCGGGCAACACCCCGGTGGTGTGGCGCGGGCCGATGCTGCACCGCGCGCTGCAGCAGTTCCTCGCCGACGTGTGGTGGGGCGACCTCGACGTCTTGCTGCTGGACCTCCCGCCCGGCACCGGCGACGTGGCGATCTCCATCGCCCAGCTGCTGCCCAACGCCGAGATCCTGGTGGTGACCACGCCGCAGCTGGCCGCCGCCGAGGTCGCCGAGCGCGCCGGGGCCATCGCCACCCAGACCCACCAGCAGGTGGTCGGCGTCATCGAGAACATGTCCTGGATGGACCTGCCCGACGGCACCCGCATGGAGGTCTTCGGCTCCGGCGGCGGCGAGGCGGTCTCCGACGCGCTGACCCAGACCCTCGGTGCGCGGGTGCCGCTGCTCGGCCAGATCCCGCTGGACACCCGCGTCCGCGAGGCCGGGGACGCCGGTGCCCCGGTGGTGCTGGCCGACCCCGACTCCCCCGCCGCCCAGGCGCTGACCCGGATCGCCGACGGCCTGGCCACCCGCCAGCGCGGGCTGTCCGGCCTGTCCCTGGGCCTCACCCCGGTGCGTCACTGA
- a CDS encoding AzlD domain-containing protein has product MSDGALWAVVLVAALGCYALKLAGLSVPAAWVERPWVTRVVEFVPAALLAALVAVQAATSGPALVVDGRLAGLAVAALALALRAPFVVVLVLAGVAGALVHVLTG; this is encoded by the coding sequence GTGAGCGACGGGGCGCTGTGGGCGGTCGTGCTGGTCGCCGCGCTCGGCTGCTACGCGCTCAAGCTGGCCGGGCTGTCCGTGCCGGCCGCCTGGGTCGAGCGCCCGTGGGTCACCCGCGTCGTGGAGTTCGTGCCCGCGGCGCTGCTGGCCGCGCTGGTCGCGGTGCAGGCCGCCACCAGCGGCCCCGCGCTGGTCGTCGACGGGCGGCTGGCCGGGCTCGCGGTGGCCGCACTCGCCCTGGCGCTGCGGGCGCCGTTCGTCGTCGTCCTGGTGCTCGCCGGGGTCGCGGGGGCGCTGGTGCACGTCCTCACCGGCTGA
- a CDS encoding AzlC family ABC transporter permease, with translation MSTRAATLRDAVGLGLAVGLYGVAFGAAADAAGLDVWQALALSALMFTGASQFALVGVLGAGGSGAAAVGSALLLGTRNTVYGVRLAPLLAPRGPLRRAGAAHWVIDETTAMAVAAPDRELGRLAFWATGATIYLGWNTTTVLGALGASGLGGTAQAALDAVVPAAFLALLWPRLQRGWPEAAVQRRVAVAGAAVALVLTPVVPAGVQVVAAVVAVALAGRPRRAEPAG, from the coding sequence GTGTCCACCCGCGCCGCCACCCTCCGGGACGCCGTCGGGCTCGGGCTGGCGGTGGGCCTGTACGGGGTCGCGTTCGGCGCCGCCGCCGACGCGGCCGGCCTGGACGTCTGGCAGGCGCTCGCGCTGTCCGCGCTGATGTTCACCGGCGCCTCGCAGTTCGCCCTGGTCGGCGTCCTGGGGGCCGGCGGCAGCGGCGCGGCCGCCGTCGGCAGCGCGCTGCTGCTGGGCACCCGGAACACCGTCTACGGCGTGCGGCTGGCCCCGCTGCTCGCCCCGCGCGGCCCGCTGCGCCGGGCCGGTGCGGCGCACTGGGTGATCGACGAGACCACCGCGATGGCCGTCGCCGCGCCCGACCGCGAGCTGGGCCGGCTCGCGTTCTGGGCCACCGGCGCGACCATCTACCTCGGGTGGAACACGACCACGGTGCTCGGCGCGCTCGGCGCCTCCGGCCTCGGCGGGACGGCGCAGGCGGCGCTGGACGCCGTCGTCCCCGCGGCGTTCCTCGCCCTGCTGTGGCCACGGCTGCAGCGCGGCTGGCCGGAGGCGGCGGTGCAGCGGCGGGTCGCCGTCGCCGGGGCGGCCGTGGCGCTGGTGCTCACCCCGGTCGTGCCCGCGGGGGTGCAGGTGGTCGCGGCCGTCGTCGCGGTGGCGCTCGCGGGACGGCCGCGGCGCGCGGAGCCGGCCGGGTGA
- a CDS encoding zf-HC2 domain-containing protein yields the protein MNIPESHLAQEAVAALVDGELGGGPAARAARHLTGCAQCRMAVQAQREAKEALHASCDVTVPGDLLSRLRAIPFTADVPGPGGSLTAGPGQLTISGSGGAWSVPLEPTSAGGDRPGHARWLRRGFLGALGVLGAGVTTLALNLPSDGPDGPGPAPVARGGVEERTEIVPPVVRTTTVGTGGAQPSVTPGGTP from the coding sequence GTGAACATCCCGGAGAGCCACCTGGCCCAGGAGGCCGTCGCCGCCCTGGTCGACGGCGAGCTGGGTGGCGGCCCGGCGGCCCGCGCGGCCCGCCACCTCACCGGCTGCGCCCAGTGCCGCATGGCGGTGCAGGCCCAGCGGGAGGCCAAGGAGGCCCTGCACGCCTCCTGCGACGTCACCGTCCCCGGCGACCTGCTGTCCCGGCTGCGCGCCATCCCGTTCACCGCCGACGTGCCCGGCCCCGGCGGTTCGCTGACCGCCGGCCCGGGGCAGCTCACCATCAGCGGGTCCGGCGGCGCCTGGTCGGTGCCGCTGGAGCCCACCTCCGCCGGCGGCGACCGGCCCGGCCACGCCCGCTGGCTGCGCCGGGGCTTCCTGGGCGCCCTGGGGGTCCTCGGCGCCGGGGTCACCACCCTGGCGCTGAACCTGCCCAGCGACGGCCCCGACGGCCCCGGCCCGGCGCCGGTGGCCCGCGGCGGTGTCGAGGAGCGGACCGAGATCGTGCCGCCCGTGGTGCGCACCACCACCGTCGGCACCGGAGGCGCCCAGCCGTCCGTCACCCCGGGCGGGACGCCCTGA